One region of Oryza sativa Japonica Group chromosome 5, ASM3414082v1 genomic DNA includes:
- the LOC4339252 gene encoding uncharacterized protein, with translation MEVFENARSVRLRSHLGTYLCAADDGGGGGGEAVTHGYRRNCRGTVWAVETSGDDYVRLQGHRGLYLCATELPAALDGGCRGSAACCWVIQAGSPPSPNDGAFLWTPRREGEHLTLTGLYGRLLRARFGLTPRENAVTVDRDAAPEESSWVVEVVPESEAPPPRCRALSCDARLEAATSEPDTAFTTAFVRFYSAKELKVVKPPPPPEEGEEEEEPPSEAAPGALVARTIFYNTARDDGRVDDFDQGTWRYFTFKEQSLAALRRRLEEEARREDFVVCRRRCAAPPPGLFPVVLDLPPGNRDMEFVLVLHSSRVASALQFPFGNGHTARISV, from the exons ATGGAGGTCTTCGAGAACGCGAGGTCGGTGCGGCTCAGGAGCCACCTGGGCACGTACCTCTgcgcggcggacgacggcggcggcggcggcggggaggccgtCACCCACGGCTACCGCCGCAACTGCCGGGGCACCGTCTGGGCCGTGGAGACCTCCGGCGACGACTACGTCAGGCTGCAGGGACACCGGGGCCTCTACCTCTGCGCCACCGAGCTCCCCGCCGCGCTCGACGGCGGCTGCCGCGGCTCCGCGGCGTGCTGCTGGGTCATCCAGGCGGGCTCGCCGCCCAGCCCCAACGACGGCGCCTTCCTGTGGACGCCGCGCCGCGAGGGGGAACACCTCACGCTCACGGGGCTCtacggccgcctcctccgcgccagGTTCGGGCTCACGCCGCGGGAGaacgccgtcaccgtcgaccgcgacgccgccccCGAGGAGAGCTCCTGGGTCGTCGAGGTCGTCCCGGAatcggaggcgccgccgccgcgctgccgcgcccTGTCCTGCGACGCCCGCCTCGAGGCCGCCACGTCGGAGCCCGACACGGCGTTCACTACTGCTTTCGTCAGATTCTATTCCGCCAAG GAATTGAAGGTggtgaagccgccgccgccgccggaggagggggaggaggaggaggagccgccgAGCGAGGCGGCGCCGGGCGCGCTGGTGGCGCGGACGATCTTCTACAACacggcgagagacgacggcCGCGTGGACGACTTCGACCAGGGGACGTGGAGGTACTTCACGTTCAAGGAGCAGAGCCTCGCGGCGCTGcgccggcggctggaggaggaggcgcgccgGGAGGACTTCGTCGTCTGCCGCCGGaggtgcgccgcgccgccgccggggctgtTCCCCGTCGTCCTCGACCTCCCCCCCGGCAACAGAGACATGGAGTTCGTCCTCGTCTTGCACTCCTCCAGAG TGGCGAGTGCTCTTCAATTTCCATTTGGAAATGGGCATACGGCACGCATCAGTGTATGA